The stretch of DNA ACATCAAAATCTGCAATAACGCCATCACGTAATGGACGTATTACTTTTATTACAAATGGGGTTCTTCCTGCCATTCGTTTGGCTTCTTCTCCTACAGCAACAACTTTGTTTTTTGCATTTAGTGCAATAATTGACGGTTCTCTTAGCACAATACCTTTATTTTTCATATAAACAACAGTGTTTGCGGTACCTAAATCAATAGCCAGTTCTTTGTTAAAAAATCCCATTTTTCACCTCTCTAATTTTTTAATAATTTTTTTAAAAGATTTATTGGAATACCTATTACATTATCTATTGGGCCATCTATGCCCTCCACAAAACTCGAAGCAGCTCCCTGAATAGCATAGCCACCTGCTTTATCTAATCCTTCTCCTGTAGCAATGTATGTTTTAATTTCACTACAAGACAATTTTTTAAATTTCACTTTTGTCTCTATAAAGTTTATCATAAATTTTTCTTTTTTAATAACTGCAATTCCAGTGATTACGCGGTGCACTTTTTCTGAAAGAAGTTGAAGCATTTTTTTTAATTCATTTTTACTTTTTGGTTTTCCAAGGATTTTATTATCTATTACTACTATGGTATCGGCTCCTACAACGATACTATTTTTATATTTTTTATGTGTGGTAAATGCTTTATTGTATGCATTTAGCATGGCAGTTACTGAAGGACTGTAAGCAAAAAATTTTTCGTTATATTGTGAATCAACTGGAACAAAGTCAAATCGCCATTTCTGAAGAAGATTAATTCGCCTGGGTGACGCTGATGCGAGTATAAATTTCATATTACCAGGAAGAGGTATAAAAATAATATTACACCAACGACGGTGCCAATGTTTAGATAAAAGGTAATTCCAAAAGTGATATCCATTATTACGAGATTTAAAGTAAAAGGTGAAAATCCGAATGAAACAGCGTTATTTAACATTGGAAAAACCTTTCCTAGCCCTATGCCTAATATTGTTCCCAATATTGCACCAATGGTTATATACAGCATCATTGACCAAAATCTCTTACGATCCATTTTTTACCACCGTTTTCGTTTTAGTATAAAGTATTTTAGTAATTAATCCAATAGCCCACCCGCTTATTCCTCCCAAAAAAAGAAGAATTGGTAAATAGTACCAGAGAGCACTATTTTTCGTGATATATAGTATAATAAAAAACTGGGCTAAATTGTTTACTATTCCCCCTATTATACTTATGCCTACTATGCTAAAATGTTTTCTGTACAGGTTATAAACTAGTATCATAGCAATAGCCGCCATTATACTACCACCTACACTTGTAAAGAGAGGAATAGGATGAAGCATTCCTTTAAAAAATGCCGAGAGTATAGCTCTGAGTAGTGCAACTATAA from Caldisericota bacterium encodes:
- a CDS encoding rod shape-determining protein, translating into MGFFNKELAIDLGTANTVVYMKNKGIVLREPSIIALNAKNKVVAVGEEAKRMAGRTPFVIKVIRPLRDGVIADFDV
- a CDS encoding nucleoside triphosphate pyrophosphatase, with translation MKFILASASPRRINLLQKWRFDFVPVDSQYNEKFFAYSPSVTAMLNAYNKAFTTHKKYKNSIVVGADTIVVIDNKILGKPKSKNELKKMLQLLSEKVHRVITGIAVIKKEKFMINFIETKVKFKKLSCSEIKTYIATGEGLDKAGGYAIQGAASSFVEGIDGPIDNVIGIPINLLKKLLKN
- a CDS encoding DUF4321 domain-containing protein, with product MMLYITIGAILGTILGIGLGKVFPMLNNAVSFGFSPFTLNLVIMDITFGITFYLNIGTVVGVILFLYLFLVI
- a CDS encoding Gx transporter family protein; translation: MKSTRSHIKLKELIYLSILIALGIVLNLIEPPISPIPGAKLGLANIVILLTLLFFGESEAIIVALLRAILSAFFKGMLHPIPLFTSVGGSIMAAIAMILVYNLYRKHFSIVGISIIGGIVNNLAQFFIILYITKNSALWYYLPILLFLGGISGWAIGLITKILYTKTKTVVKNGS